A genomic stretch from Pirellulales bacterium includes:
- the recQ gene encoding DNA helicase RecQ, whose product MNSPQSTSTINASQPAVVAAADLSTAIARHWGFKSLRPLQDAAMRAVLSGQDSLVVLPTGGGKSLCYQAPAVARGDTTVVVSPLISLMKDQVDSLRAVGVPAVALNSSLDASESRAAVHAVRNRQIRLLFVSPERLALDSFRQLLIEIDVQRFALDEAHCISQWGHDFRPEYRQLKFLKQQFPRASVHGFTATATPQVRRDIVEQLGLRQPEVLVGNFDRPNLTYRVVPRSDVYAQTLELIERHRGEAGIVYCIRRRDVDDLTEHLKSAGIDVLPYHAGLDAGTRKSVQTAFKQERCDLVVATVAFGMGIDRSNIRFVLHTGIPKSIEHYQQETGRAGRDGLEAECVLIYSAADVMTWKRLLTKSVAESEQPVAPEYLQSAIRHLNDMDAYCRPLVCRHQSLVKYFGQQYDSGPCQACDVCLEDTLTEPVEDAQTVAKKILSCVGRVDQRFGVSHVVRVLLGDHVAALRSRGHDRLSTFGLLKDCGKNEVRDWVYQLVKLQVLVQTSDEYPVLQLNDASWEVMRDQRKISLVRRHKLAAPTRRSKADVTSWEGVDRELFDALRTLRRGYAEDRGVPPYVIFNDATLREMARVRPSNLEKLRLIYGIGERKLAEFGAAMLAAIDEHCQCRNLSRDRPSAPPATSIIPPKSTGTRPPRIEKQKAKTLFHVGTSVAEVAQKTGRAQSTIYGYLCEYIRDERPASVEPWVQPEVYQLVSATVDRLQAQSLKPVFLALDGKISYDDIRVVMVHRAVQASSTRT is encoded by the coding sequence ATGAACTCTCCCCAGAGTACATCTACGATCAACGCTTCGCAGCCCGCGGTGGTAGCGGCCGCGGATTTATCGACCGCGATCGCCCGGCATTGGGGTTTCAAGAGCTTGCGGCCGCTGCAAGATGCGGCAATGCGTGCGGTGCTCAGCGGCCAAGACTCGCTCGTCGTGTTGCCGACCGGCGGCGGCAAATCGCTGTGTTATCAGGCGCCGGCTGTGGCCCGAGGCGATACGACCGTCGTCGTGTCGCCCCTCATTTCGCTGATGAAAGATCAGGTCGATTCACTGCGGGCCGTGGGCGTTCCGGCCGTGGCTCTGAACAGCTCGCTGGATGCCAGCGAAAGTCGGGCGGCAGTTCATGCGGTTCGCAATCGGCAGATACGGCTGTTGTTTGTTTCGCCGGAGCGGCTTGCGCTCGACAGCTTTCGGCAGTTGCTCATCGAGATTGACGTGCAGCGGTTCGCCCTCGATGAGGCCCACTGCATTAGTCAATGGGGGCACGATTTTCGGCCGGAATATCGACAACTGAAATTCTTGAAGCAGCAGTTTCCTCGAGCGTCAGTGCATGGCTTTACGGCGACGGCCACGCCGCAAGTGCGCCGTGACATTGTCGAGCAGCTTGGATTGCGGCAGCCGGAAGTGTTGGTGGGAAACTTCGATCGGCCAAACCTGACCTATCGGGTAGTGCCGCGCAGCGATGTCTATGCTCAGACCTTGGAACTGATCGAGCGGCATCGAGGCGAGGCCGGCATAGTTTACTGCATCCGTCGGCGCGACGTGGACGATCTGACCGAGCATCTGAAATCCGCGGGCATCGATGTATTGCCGTATCACGCGGGGCTTGACGCAGGCACGCGAAAGAGCGTTCAAACGGCCTTTAAGCAAGAGCGCTGCGACTTGGTCGTCGCGACGGTGGCGTTTGGCATGGGCATCGATCGCTCGAACATTCGATTCGTATTGCACACGGGAATTCCGAAATCCATCGAGCATTATCAACAAGAAACGGGGCGTGCAGGTCGCGATGGCTTGGAGGCCGAATGCGTACTGATCTATTCCGCGGCCGATGTGATGACGTGGAAGCGGCTGCTCACAAAATCGGTGGCGGAGTCGGAGCAACCGGTCGCTCCGGAATATCTCCAAAGCGCTATCAGGCATTTGAACGACATGGACGCTTACTGCCGACCGCTCGTTTGCCGTCATCAATCGCTTGTGAAGTATTTTGGCCAGCAGTATGACAGCGGGCCTTGCCAGGCGTGCGACGTTTGCTTGGAAGATACGCTGACGGAGCCGGTCGAGGACGCCCAAACGGTGGCCAAGAAGATTCTCTCTTGCGTGGGCAGAGTCGATCAAAGGTTCGGAGTGAGCCATGTGGTCCGCGTGCTGCTTGGTGATCATGTTGCTGCCTTGCGGTCGCGCGGACACGATCGGTTGTCAACCTTTGGGCTGCTCAAGGACTGCGGTAAGAACGAAGTGCGCGATTGGGTTTATCAATTGGTGAAACTGCAAGTGTTGGTACAAACCAGTGACGAGTATCCGGTCTTGCAACTGAACGATGCAAGTTGGGAAGTGATGCGCGACCAGCGAAAGATCAGCCTTGTGCGACGGCACAAATTGGCAGCGCCGACAAGGCGTTCGAAGGCCGACGTCACTTCGTGGGAAGGGGTCGATCGAGAGCTATTTGACGCGTTGCGCACACTCCGACGCGGCTATGCCGAAGACCGCGGCGTGCCGCCGTATGTGATTTTCAACGACGCGACGCTGCGTGAAATGGCCCGCGTGCGACCGTCGAACCTGGAGAAGTTGCGGTTGATTTATGGCATCGGCGAAAGAAAGCTCGCGGAATTCGGCGCGGCCATGCTCGCCGCGATCGACGAGCATTGCCAGTGCCGAAATCTCTCGCGCGATCGTCCATCGGCACCCCCGGCGACATCGATCATTCCGCCAAAATCGACCGGCACTCGGCCCCCCAGGATCGAGAAACAAAAGGCGAAGACGTTGTTCCACGTTGGCACGAGTGTGGCGGAGGTTGCCCAGAAAACCGGACGAGCGCAGAGCACGATCTACGGATACTTGTGCGAGTACATCCGGGATGAGCGGCCTGCCTCGGTGGAGCCGTGGGTGCAACCCGAAGTTTATCAACTCGTTTCCGCGACGGTCGACCGATTGCAAGCACAATCACTCAAGCCGGTGTTTCTCGCGCTCGACGGCAAAATCAGCTACGACGACATTCGTGTGGTGATGGTTCATCGGGCGGTGCAAGCGAGCAGCACTCGGACGTGA